In bacterium, the genomic window TTCCCCGCCGCCCGCGCCAAAGCCTGCGCCGCCTGTCCCGAAGGCGGTGCGCCCTGCGCCGGAGCCTCCCGAGAAAAAAGAAGAAGCCAAGAAGCCGGCCGAGGCGGAAAGGAAAAAGACCGCCCCTCCGCCCGAGAAGGTGAAGGCGCCGGAAAAGCCCGCGCCCCCTCCGCCCGAGAAAAAGGCGGAGAAGAAAAAGCCGGTCCAGATAAAAACCGTTCAGAAGGAAAAGGCCCCGCCCGAGAAAAAGCCCGAGAAGAAAGAAGAGATCAAGGTCGCCTCCCTGCCGCCCCCGCCGAAGCCGCCCGCCCCCAAGGCGCCCACGCGCGATCCGCTCGCGCTCTTCCGCCCCCGCCCCAAGGGAAGCGGCCGGCCGAATGCGCCCAACCTCAGCCTGACCGACGAGGAGGCCGAGCGCATCGCCAAGGCGGCGCGCGAGCGGGATCTGAAAAAAGAGGGAGAAGAGGGCGATGTCGTTTCGCTCGACACGCGGAACTTCAAGTATGTTTCCTACTTCGCCCACATCAAGCGGAAGATTCAGGCCGCCTGGAGTTGGCCGCAGGAAGCGCAGAATTTCGGCGGGAAGCTCACCCTGAAATTCGTCCTCCGCTCGGACGGCACCCTCTCGCGGGTGGAACTCCAGAGCTCATCGGGCTACCGCATCCTGGACGATGAGGCCATCGCCGCCGTGACGAAGGCGGCGCCCTTCCTGCCGTTTCCGCCGGGCTTCGGCCGCAAGATTCTCCCCATCGAGGGGAACTTCATCTACGAGCGGACAACAAGAGGCCTGGGCGGCTGAGGCCGACGTTTTTTGTCCCGCGCTCTTGCGGCCCGCTTCATTTCCCCCTTTTTCATGGAGTATGCTGTCCCCCATCCGGTTTTTCTGGCCGTATGCCGAAAACGCAGGGCCGGAGATTGCAATGATGCGAAAAGGAGGCACCATGGCCACGAAAACCAAAAGAAAGGCCGCCGGAAAGAGCGTTGACCGCAGATTTCGCGCCACCTACGACAAGGACGTGAAGTGGCAGGCCGGCAAGGCGAACGAGCTCCTGACCCTGCCGCCCGGCATTCAGGTCAAGATATTCGCCTACGATCCGGTGATGAAGCGGATCGACATGAAGGTGAAGTTTCCGAAGGGCTACGTCGAACCCGTGCACGTTCACAAAAGCTGGCATTCGATTCTCGTGACGAAGGGCCGGATGTGCGTCGCCGGCAAGGACCTGCGCCCCGGGGATTACGTGTTCGGCTGGGATCTGCCCCACGGCCCCTACGAGTATCCCGACGGCTGCGAGGTCTTCGTCGTTTTCATGGGCGAGGGCACTCAGCACAAGTGGGAGGAAACCGACTACCTGACCCACAAGACGAAGTGGCGGGCGAAGACCAGCACCGGAAAGAAAGCCGTGGCCCGCGGCCAAAGCGCCCGCAAGAAAGTGCTCGCCAAAAAGAAAACGTCGAAGAAGGAAACCGCCCGGCGGAAGGCCCGGTAGATGAGTTCGTTGCGAATCGCGGTCATTGGCGCCGGCGCCTGGGGAACAGCGCTCGCGGACGTGTTCGCCGAAGCCGGCCACGAGGTCACGCTGTGGGTGTTCGAGGCTGATCTTTGCGCGCGCATGACGGCGGACCGGGAGAACGATGTCTACCTTCCCGGCGCCGCGCTGCAGCCGGGCCTCCGCTTCACCTCGGATCTGGCCGAGGCGGCCTCCGCCGGGCAGGATCTCCTCCTCAGCGTCATGCCGAGCCACGTCGTCCGGCGGGTGTGGGAGAAGCTCGCCCACGCCGTTCACGAGGACGCCCTCATCGTCAGCGCGACGAAGGGGATCGAGGCGGGCTCCCTCTCGTTGCCGACGCAGATCATCTCCGAGCTCACGGCCAAGCTGAGGGAGTACACCCCCCGGCTCGCCTGCATCTCGGGTCCCACCTTCGCCCGCGAACTCGCCGAGCGCCGTCCCACCGCCGTCACCGCCGCCGCGCCCGAGATGGCCGACGCCGAGCGCGTCCAGGCGGCCCTGAGCGCCGGGTGCCTGCGCGTCTACTCGGCGGCCGATCCGATCGGGGTCCAGCTCGGCGGCGCCCTCAAGAACGTCATTGCCCTTGCGGCCGGCATCTCGGACGGGCTCGAGCTCGGCTACAACGCCCGGGCGGCGCTCATCGTGCGCGGCCTCGCGGAGATGACCCGCCTCGGACTCGTCATGGGGGGCCAGGCGGAAACCTTCGCCGGCCTCGCTGGGATGGGCGATCTCGTCCTCACCTGCACGGGGGACCTCAGCCGCAACCGCTCCGTCGGGAGGAGGCTTGGCCAGGGGGAGAAGCTCGACGACATCCTCTCGGGGATGAGCGCCGTCGCCGAGGGCGTCGCCACCGCCCCCGCGGCGGTCGAACTCGGGCAGAAATACCGCACCGAGCTTCCCATCTGCGAGCAGGTCCACGCCGTCCTCTTCGAGGGCAAGGAGCCCCAGGCGGCCGTCCGGGAGCTGATGGCCCGCCCCCCGCGGGCCGAGGGGGTCTAGGGGGACTTCATTTAACTAGCTGAAATCATTCCCAATAAAAAATTTACCAAAAAGGCTTGCATCCTCATCCCTTCCGATATATATTCCTTTTTAAGATATATCGCGATTTAATAGAGAGGGTTTTCTCATGAGCGACATTGCCCGATTGACCGCCCTGGAAATGCTGGTCCTCTCCGTTCTGGTTGATGGCGAGAAGTATGGCCTCCAGATTGCGAGTGCAGTGGAAGAGGATTCTGAAGGACGCAAGAAGATATCAGTCGGTTCTCTTTATCCGGTGCTTCATCGGCTGGAGAAAAAAGGGTTCGTAAAATCCCGTTGGGGAGAAGCCACCGAAGAAAGGGCCGGAGCGCGGCGCAGATATTATATAATTACTGCCTTGGGTGAGACGAGTTTGTCGGAAGCCCAAAAAGTTTTCTCGCGTTTGTGGAATTTGGATTTGGGGACTGCCTATCATAT contains:
- a CDS encoding NAD(P)-dependent glycerol-3-phosphate dehydrogenase, with protein sequence MSSLRIAVIGAGAWGTALADVFAEAGHEVTLWVFEADLCARMTADRENDVYLPGAALQPGLRFTSDLAEAASAGQDLLLSVMPSHVVRRVWEKLAHAVHEDALIVSATKGIEAGSLSLPTQIISELTAKLREYTPRLACISGPTFARELAERRPTAVTAAAPEMADAERVQAALSAGCLRVYSAADPIGVQLGGALKNVIALAAGISDGLELGYNARAALIVRGLAEMTRLGLVMGGQAETFAGLAGMGDLVLTCTGDLSRNRSVGRRLGQGEKLDDILSGMSAVAEGVATAPAAVELGQKYRTELPICEQVHAVLFEGKEPQAAVRELMARPPRAEGV
- a CDS encoding TonB family protein, encoding MDKRRGPLFLPLLLSAILHAVFFTALSLEYVWPVTVSARKPISVRIIPDALPKPKEVIPPNPESRFLSDANRRESGKGPKKTGKPSLRREEEEKLPARQGAPDVKVPQVAALSPPPAPKPAPPVPKAVRPAPEPPEKKEEAKKPAEAERKKTAPPPEKVKAPEKPAPPPPEKKAEKKKPVQIKTVQKEKAPPEKKPEKKEEIKVASLPPPPKPPAPKAPTRDPLALFRPRPKGSGRPNAPNLSLTDEEAERIAKAARERDLKKEGEEGDVVSLDTRNFKYVSYFAHIKRKIQAAWSWPQEAQNFGGKLTLKFVLRSDGTLSRVELQSSSGYRILDDEAIAAVTKAAPFLPFPPGFGRKILPIEGNFIYERTTRGLGG
- a CDS encoding helix-turn-helix transcriptional regulator — protein: MSDIARLTALEMLVLSVLVDGEKYGLQIASAVEEDSEGRKKISVGSLYPVLHRLEKKGFVKSRWGEATEERAGARRRYYIITALGETSLSEAQKVFSRLWNLDLGTAYHIILSRLWNFETRTV